A window of the Bacteroidota bacterium genome harbors these coding sequences:
- a CDS encoding NfeD family protein: MEFLIPLLLVLVGLGLIAVEVYVVPGFGAVGIGGGLAIVAGVVYAFVTLGPAGGVLAALGSVGAGAGLFYFFWQTGAWDRFVLAADLRRDKDADAREHDTRSRYLGRDAVAVTPLRPGGIVEIDGERVEVQTEGEFIASGSTVRVVAMDRRRFFVRLADALPEAGADR, encoded by the coding sequence GTGGAATTTCTGATCCCGCTCCTCCTCGTGCTCGTCGGCCTCGGCCTGATCGCGGTCGAGGTCTACGTCGTGCCGGGGTTTGGCGCGGTCGGCATCGGGGGCGGGCTGGCGATCGTCGCGGGCGTGGTCTACGCCTTCGTGACGCTGGGGCCGGCGGGCGGCGTGCTCGCCGCGCTGGGCTCGGTCGGGGCCGGGGCCGGGCTGTTCTACTTCTTCTGGCAGACCGGCGCGTGGGACCGCTTCGTCCTCGCCGCCGACCTGCGGCGCGACAAAGACGCCGACGCGCGCGAGCACGATACCCGCTCGCGCTACCTCGGCCGCGACGCGGTCGCGGTGACGCCGCTGCGGCCGGGCGGGATCGTCGAGATCGACGGCGAGCGCGTCGAGGTGCAGACCGAGGGCGAGTTCATCGCCTCGGGCAGCACCGTCCGCGTCGTGGCGATGGACCGGCGGCGCTTCTTCGTCCGCCTCGCCGACGCCCTGCCTGAGGCTGGGGCGGACCGGTAG
- a CDS encoding energy transducer TonB, whose amino-acid sequence MFRLALLVLALAFFTGCGGSEPVDLGPPPGWNADGMRWWQDGVDTTVAFRDLETFEAMALSERPDGKRTESPTHRNVQQKFIALYRNAPEFVDSLFTEIAVPLIDARGQDENRDALERDINRELGKVFFFPRPAPSDVAITYPDSLRQAGIGGAVKMQVYLSEDGAPLAIKLVDPVHPTLDAVAMRATAQKTWQPAASRGETMRSYVRSVLNFTTG is encoded by the coding sequence ATGTTCCGCCTCGCCCTCCTCGTTCTCGCCCTCGCCTTCTTCACCGGCTGCGGCGGCAGCGAACCGGTAGACCTCGGGCCGCCGCCCGGCTGGAACGCCGACGGGATGCGCTGGTGGCAGGACGGCGTGGACACGACCGTCGCCTTCCGCGACCTCGAAACCTTCGAGGCGATGGCCCTCAGCGAGCGGCCCGACGGCAAGCGCACCGAGAGCCCGACGCACCGCAACGTGCAGCAGAAGTTCATCGCGCTCTACCGCAACGCGCCCGAGTTCGTGGACTCGCTCTTCACCGAGATCGCCGTGCCGCTGATCGACGCGCGGGGGCAGGACGAAAACCGCGACGCCCTCGAGCGCGACATCAACCGGGAGTTGGGCAAGGTCTTCTTCTTCCCCCGGCCCGCGCCGAGCGACGTGGCGATCACCTACCCCGACAGCCTCCGGCAGGCCGGCATCGGTGGGGCCGTGAAGATGCAGGTCTACCTCAGCGAAGACGGCGCACCGCTAGCCATCAAGCTCGTCGACCCGGTCCACCCAACGCTCGACGCGGTGGCAATGCGGGCGACGGCGCAGAAGACCTGGCAGCCCGCCGCGAGCCGGGGCGAGACGATGCGCTCCTACGTCCGCAGCGTGCTCAACTTCACCACGGGTTAG
- a CDS encoding NAD(P)/FAD-dependent oxidoreductase: MERADVVVVGAGAAGLMAGIFAGRSGAGRVVLLDGARKLGAKILVAGGGRCNVTHHAVNARAYAGSTRGAIKKVLRRFDVPATVDFFADLGVDLKREETGKLFPTTDSAKTVLGALLRANHEAGVEVRHPRRVETVEPAGDGFRVMGEWGEIEAARVVLATGGKSLPKSGSDGHGYRIAETLGHTVTRRVFPALVPLTLPAGHPLCALSGVTVPATIQLRSATGKKGKAFTDSTLLTHFGLSGPSVLDLSRYWLDAREDDEGAHVTVDWLPGTAPAALDADFQALGTTVLRFLRERLPERLARALLDEAGVGPETTGDTLTRADRRALVEAVTALRLPLTGDRGYRYAEVTAGGVPLAELDLGTMASRCTPGLYLCGEVCDVDGRIGGFNFQWAWASGHVAGTALGQTLSARRAHVNSQRSPAQALS, encoded by the coding sequence ATGGAGCGAGCTGATGTAGTCGTCGTCGGGGCTGGGGCGGCGGGGCTGATGGCGGGCATTTTCGCCGGGCGCTCCGGCGCGGGGCGCGTCGTGCTCCTCGACGGGGCGCGGAAGCTCGGGGCGAAGATCCTTGTCGCGGGCGGCGGGCGCTGCAACGTGACCCACCACGCCGTCAATGCCCGCGCCTACGCAGGCTCCACTCGGGGTGCGATCAAAAAGGTGCTCCGCCGGTTCGACGTGCCCGCGACGGTTGACTTCTTCGCCGACCTCGGCGTGGACCTCAAGCGCGAGGAGACCGGCAAGCTCTTCCCGACGACCGACAGCGCGAAGACCGTCCTGGGCGCGCTCCTGCGGGCGAACCACGAGGCGGGCGTCGAGGTCCGGCACCCGCGCCGCGTCGAGACGGTCGAACCGGCTGGCGACGGGTTCCGGGTGATGGGGGAGTGGGGTGAGATTGAGGCCGCGCGCGTCGTCCTCGCCACCGGCGGCAAGAGCCTCCCCAAGAGCGGGTCCGACGGGCACGGCTACCGCATCGCCGAGACGCTCGGGCACACCGTCACGCGGCGCGTCTTCCCGGCCCTCGTCCCGCTCACCCTACCCGCCGGCCACCCGCTCTGCGCGCTCAGCGGCGTCACCGTCCCCGCCACGATCCAGCTCCGCAGCGCGACCGGCAAGAAAGGCAAGGCGTTCACCGACTCGACCCTCCTCACCCACTTCGGGCTGAGCGGCCCGTCCGTCCTCGACCTGAGCCGCTACTGGCTCGACGCCCGCGAGGACGACGAGGGCGCGCACGTCACCGTCGACTGGCTCCCCGGCACCGCGCCGGCCGCGCTCGACGCGGACTTCCAGGCGCTCGGCACGACGGTCCTCCGCTTTCTCCGCGAGCGCCTCCCCGAGCGCCTTGCCCGCGCGCTCCTCGACGAAGCCGGCGTCGGTCCCGAAACGACCGGCGACACCCTCACCCGCGCCGACCGGCGGGCGCTCGTCGAGGCCGTGACCGCGCTCCGCCTCCCGCTCACCGGCGACCGGGGCTACCGCTACGCCGAGGTCACCGCCGGGGGCGTCCCGCTCGCCGAACTGGACCTCGGCACGATGGCTTCGCGCTGCACGCCGGGGCTTTACCTCTGCGGCGAGGTCTGCGACGTGGACGGCCGCATCGGCGGGTTCAACTTCCAGTGGGCCTGGGCGAGCGGCCATGTCGCCGGAACCGCACTGGGCCAGACGCTGAGCGCTCGCCGTGCCCACGTCAACTCTCAGCGAAGCCCTGCTCAGGCCCTCTCCTAG
- a CDS encoding general stress protein CsbD, producing MGKQRMEQNWERVRTQIFAVWGEIDDKELKKARGNLNKMVNLIHEKTGEDRTLIMQKMSAVI from the coding sequence ATGGGCAAGCAGCGCATGGAGCAAAACTGGGAGCGTGTCCGCACGCAGATCTTCGCCGTATGGGGCGAGATCGACGACAAGGAGCTGAAAAAGGCGCGCGGCAACCTCAACAAGATGGTCAACCTCATCCACGAGAAGACCGGCGAGGACCGCACCCTCATCATGCAGAAGATGAGCGCCGTCATCTGA
- a CDS encoding carboxyl transferase domain-containing protein — protein sequence MPDVVSTLGTPASDHAKFDARAEHARALLGELEAHASQVRLGGGQKRIDREHSRGKLTARERIAALVDEGTDFMELGLFTGWGMYEAEGGCPSGGTVMGLGRVHGRLCVLVANDATVKAGAWFPITAKKNLRAQEIAIENRLPIVYLVDSAGVYLPMQDQIFPDKEHFGRIFRNNARMSSMGIPQIAAIMGSCVAGGAYLPIMSDEALIVDGTGSVFLAGPFLVKAAIGETTDNETLGGAATHSEISGVTDYKMPDDETCLATIRDLVSHLGARARAGFDRAEAVPPAFAPAELYGVMPESRQVPYDVRDVLARIIDAGSWTEYKEQYGQTLLCGYARIDGWSVGIVASQRLVVMAKQGKKAHTNEMQAGGVIYSDSADKAARFIMNCNQKKIPLVFLQDVTGFMVGNRSEHGGIIKDGAKMVNAVANSVVPKFTVIIGNSYGAGNYALCGKAYDPRLILAWPTAQIAVMGGKQAAKTLLQIEIGTRKRKGETVSEEEQAALLEEMTARYEAQTSPYYAAARLWVDEIIDPAATRQWLATGIEMADHNPHVPRFNPGVLQT from the coding sequence ATGCCCGACGTCGTCTCCACTCTCGGCACTCCAGCGTCCGATCACGCGAAGTTCGACGCGCGCGCGGAGCACGCCCGCGCCCTGCTCGGCGAGCTGGAAGCGCACGCCAGCCAGGTCCGGCTCGGCGGCGGGCAGAAGCGGATCGACCGCGAGCACAGCCGGGGCAAGCTGACCGCCCGCGAGCGCATCGCCGCGCTCGTCGACGAGGGCACCGATTTTATGGAACTCGGCCTCTTCACCGGGTGGGGGATGTACGAGGCCGAGGGCGGCTGCCCGTCCGGCGGGACGGTGATGGGGCTGGGGCGCGTCCACGGCCGCCTCTGCGTCCTCGTCGCGAATGACGCCACCGTCAAGGCCGGGGCGTGGTTTCCGATCACGGCCAAGAAGAACCTCCGCGCCCAGGAGATCGCCATCGAGAACCGCCTGCCGATCGTCTACCTCGTGGACTCGGCCGGCGTCTACCTCCCGATGCAGGACCAGATCTTCCCCGACAAGGAACACTTCGGGCGCATCTTCCGCAACAACGCCCGGATGTCCTCGATGGGCATCCCGCAGATCGCGGCGATCATGGGGAGCTGCGTCGCGGGCGGGGCCTACCTCCCGATCATGTCTGACGAGGCCCTCATCGTCGACGGCACCGGGTCGGTCTTCCTCGCCGGGCCGTTCCTCGTCAAGGCCGCCATCGGCGAGACGACCGACAACGAGACGCTCGGCGGGGCGGCGACGCATTCCGAGATCTCGGGCGTCACCGACTACAAGATGCCCGACGACGAGACCTGCCTTGCGACGATCCGCGACCTCGTCTCCCACCTCGGGGCGCGCGCCCGCGCCGGGTTCGACCGCGCCGAGGCTGTGCCGCCGGCCTTCGCCCCGGCGGAACTCTACGGCGTGATGCCCGAGAGCCGCCAGGTTCCCTACGACGTGCGCGACGTCCTCGCCCGGATCATCGACGCCGGCAGTTGGACCGAATACAAAGAGCAGTACGGCCAGACGCTCCTCTGCGGCTACGCCCGGATCGACGGGTGGAGCGTCGGCATCGTCGCCAGCCAGCGCCTTGTGGTGATGGCGAAGCAGGGCAAGAAGGCGCACACGAACGAGATGCAGGCGGGCGGTGTGATCTACTCCGACTCCGCCGACAAGGCCGCGCGGTTCATCATGAACTGCAACCAGAAGAAGATCCCGCTCGTGTTCCTCCAGGACGTGACCGGCTTCATGGTCGGCAACCGGAGCGAGCATGGGGGCATCATCAAGGACGGCGCGAAGATGGTCAACGCCGTCGCCAACTCCGTCGTCCCGAAGTTCACCGTCATCATCGGCAACTCGTACGGCGCGGGCAACTACGCGCTCTGCGGCAAGGCCTACGACCCACGCCTGATCCTGGCGTGGCCGACGGCGCAGATCGCGGTGATGGGCGGCAAGCAGGCGGCGAAGACGCTGCTCCAGATCGAGATCGGCACGCGCAAGCGGAAGGGGGAGACGGTGTCTGAAGAGGAGCAGGCAGCCCTGCTCGAGGAGATGACGGCGCGCTACGAGGCCCAGACCTCGCCCTACTACGCCGCGGCCCGGCTGTGGGTGGACGAGATCATCGATCCGGCTGCGACCCGGCAGTGGCTCGCCACCGGCATCGAGATGGCCGACCACAACCCGCACGTCCCCCGCTTCAACCCCGGCGTGCTTCAGACGTGA
- a CDS encoding type II toxin-antitoxin system HicB family antitoxin, translating to METQYVLTQYLDAAMAGAEYDKLDEGSFGGRIPECQGVVAFGETLRVCQEELRSTLEDWLLVGLKLGHALPIVGGIDLNADPTHEQVNPV from the coding sequence ATGGAGACGCAGTACGTCCTCACGCAGTACCTCGACGCGGCGATGGCAGGAGCCGAGTACGACAAGCTGGACGAAGGCTCTTTCGGCGGGCGGATCCCGGAATGCCAGGGTGTCGTGGCCTTCGGTGAGACCTTGCGCGTGTGCCAGGAAGAGCTACGCTCGACGCTCGAAGACTGGCTCCTGGTTGGGCTGAAGCTCGGCCATGCGCTGCCCATCGTCGGCGGCATCGACCTCAACGCGGACCCGACGCATGAGCAGGTGAACCCCGTGTAA
- a CDS encoding type II toxin-antitoxin system HicA family toxin, translated as MVYDRHRLAIPSNQEYSVPQLRMMLREVETLLGRRVQAAEWNSLA; from the coding sequence ATGGTCTACGACCGGCACCGGCTCGCCATCCCGTCGAACCAGGAGTATTCCGTTCCGCAGCTTCGGATGATGCTCCGCGAGGTAGAGACGCTGCTTGGGCGGAGGGTGCAAGCGGCAGAGTGGAACAGCCTCGCATAA
- a CDS encoding DUF433 domain-containing protein: MDTSVAYPHIEVDEAGIARVGATRLKVLHLVAAQRAYGWSPAELHFQYPSLSMAQVHAALGYYWDHREALDAALDAALESAERARPGLKEPEGLRARLRSLRDAS, from the coding sequence ATGGATACGTCTGTTGCCTACCCGCACATCGAGGTCGACGAAGCCGGCATCGCGCGCGTCGGAGCAACCCGGCTAAAGGTGCTCCACCTCGTAGCCGCGCAGCGGGCCTACGGGTGGAGTCCGGCCGAACTGCACTTCCAGTACCCGTCGCTCTCGATGGCGCAGGTGCACGCGGCGCTCGGCTACTACTGGGACCACCGCGAAGCCCTAGACGCAGCGCTCGATGCAGCGCTGGAGTCGGCAGAACGGGCCCGGCCCGGCCTTAAAGAGCCAGAAGGGCTCCGCGCCCGGCTGCGTTCGCTCCGAGACGCTTCGTGA